A DNA window from Coffea arabica cultivar ET-39 chromosome 6c, Coffea Arabica ET-39 HiFi, whole genome shotgun sequence contains the following coding sequences:
- the LOC113694109 gene encoding zinc finger CCCH domain-containing protein 20-like: protein MMIGERNHPNPVVHVPPWPASFADDQTADVSMTLSPNANAHSSPSFDDYSFCLQTDVLTALQRFLPSNLKTNLTDLVLEDLDAAENDDGFGKDLDLPVDAYSCDHFRMFEFKVRKCMRGRSHDWTECPYAHPGEKARRRDPRKYHYSGTACPDFRKGSCKKGDACEFAHGVFECWLHPARYRTQPCKDGLNCKRRVCFFAHSPEQLRVLSPRADSYDGSPHRLALEASFGKALQFMSSPESGSPPSESPPMSPMTTSTSMSSLSRSLGSNSVSEIMASLRQLQLNKVQSVPSSWALQAGGSGSGTPRAVMTRPGSYSLPSTPTRTVGRNGMRYFDNWDKGGGEEEPMMERVESGRDLRAKIFQKLSKENPLDWVGPKPSDAPPNPDVGWVSDLIQ from the coding sequence ATGATGATCGGAGAGCGAAACCACCCAAACCCAGTTGTCCACGTTCCTCCATGGCCGGCGTCATTCGCCGATGATCAAACGGCCGATGTTTCTATGACCTTGAGCCCTAATGCCAATGCTCACTCTAGCCCCAGCTTCGATGACTACTCCTTTTGCCTCCAGACCGATGTTCTCACGGCCCTCCAACGTTTTCTGCCGTCCAACCTTAAAACAAACTTGACTGATCTTGTACTGGAGGATCTCGACGCCGCTGAAAACGACGACGGTTTCGGGAAAGACTTGGATCTTCCGGTGGACGCCTACTCATGCGATCACTTCCGCATGTTCGAGTTTAAAGTGAGGAAGTGCATGCGTGGCAGGTCGCATGACTGGACCGAGTGTCCGTACGCTCATCCGGGAGAAAAAGCTCGCCGGAGGGACCCGCGCAAGTATCATTATTCCGGCACTGCATGCCCGGATTTTCGTAAGGGGAGCTGTAAGAAAGGTGACGCTTGCGAGTTCGCACACGGCGTATTTGAGTGCTGGCTCCACCCTGCTCGCTATCGTACGCAGCCATGCAAGGATGGGCTTAATTGTAAGCGTAGGGTGTGTTTCTTTGCTCACTCGCCGGAGCAACTGAGGGTTCTCAGCCCACGCGCTGATTCGTACGACGGGTCTCCTCATCGACTTGCTCTGGAGGCGTCTTTTGGCAAGGCGCTGCAGTTCATGTCGTCGCCGGAATCGGGCTCGCCGCCGTCCGAGTCGCCACCGATGTCTCCGATGACGACTTCCACCTCCATGAGCTCTCTGAGTCGGTCCTTGGGTTCCAACTCGGTCAGTGAGATCATGGCGTCACTGCGTCAGCTGCAGCTGAATAAGGTTCAGTCCGTGCCGTCTTCTTGGGCCTTGCAGGCGGGTGGCTCGGGATCCGGGACGCCCAGGGCGGTCATGACCCGGCCTGGTTCCTACAGCTTGCCATCGACCCCGACGAGGACGGTGGGCCGGAACGGGATGCGATACTTTGACAACTGGGACAAGGGAGGGGGCGAAGAGGAGCCAATGATGGAGAGGGTGGAGTCCGGGAGGGATTTGAGGGCCAAGATATTCCAGAAACTGAGCAAAGAGAATCCCTTGGATTGGGTGGGTCCGAAGCCGTCTGATGCCCCCCCGAATCCGGATGTTGGGTGGGTGTCGGATCTGATCCAGTGA